Proteins encoded by one window of Acuticoccus sp. MNP-M23:
- a CDS encoding amino acid ABC transporter ATP-binding protein has translation MAEAAFAEPDTTPPPLEISDEVAIEIEAMNKWYGEFHVLKDINMKIQKGERIVVCGPSGSGKSTLIRCINALEKFQKGAITVDGVPLTSDLKKIDEIRREVGMVFQHFNLFPHLTILENCTLAPIWVRKMPKREANEIAMKYLERVKIPEQANKYPGQLSGGQQQRVAIARALCMNPNVMLFDEPTSALDPEMIKEVLDVMVDLAQTGMTMICVTHEMGFARQVANRVVFMDQGQIVESNAPEPFFTNPQHERTKLFLSQILAH, from the coding sequence ATGGCCGAAGCCGCGTTTGCCGAGCCCGACACCACGCCACCCCCGCTGGAGATCTCCGATGAGGTCGCCATCGAAATCGAGGCGATGAACAAGTGGTATGGCGAGTTCCATGTCCTGAAGGACATCAACATGAAGATCCAGAAGGGGGAGCGGATCGTTGTCTGCGGCCCCTCTGGTTCGGGCAAGTCCACGCTGATCCGTTGCATCAACGCGCTGGAGAAGTTCCAGAAGGGCGCGATCACGGTTGATGGCGTCCCGCTGACGTCGGACCTCAAGAAGATCGACGAGATCCGCCGCGAAGTCGGCATGGTGTTCCAGCACTTCAACCTGTTCCCGCACCTCACGATTCTGGAGAACTGCACGCTGGCGCCGATCTGGGTGCGCAAGATGCCCAAGAGGGAAGCCAACGAGATTGCGATGAAGTACCTGGAGCGGGTGAAGATCCCCGAGCAGGCCAACAAATATCCGGGCCAGCTGTCCGGCGGTCAGCAGCAGCGCGTCGCCATCGCCCGCGCCCTGTGCATGAACCCCAACGTGATGCTGTTCGACGAGCCGACCTCCGCGCTTGACCCGGAGATGATCAAGGAAGTGCTCGACGTGATGGTCGACCTCGCGCAGACCGGCATGACCATGATCTGCGTGACCCACGAGATGGGCTTTGCCCGCCAGGTGGCCAACCGCGTGGTCTTCATGGATCAGGGGCAGATTGTGGAATCGAACGCCCCGGAGCCGTTCTTCACCAACCCGCAGCACGAGCGGACCAAGCTGTTCCTGTCGCAGATTCTCGCTCACTGA